In Triplophysa rosa linkage group LG18, Trosa_1v2, whole genome shotgun sequence, a genomic segment contains:
- the nfe2l1b gene encoding endoplasmic reticulum membrane sensor NFE2L1b isoform X1, with protein sequence MLYLKKYFTEGLIQFTILLSLIGVRVDLDTYLNNQLPPLREIILGPSSAYTQTQFHNLRNTLDGYGIHPKSVDLDHFFATRRLLNQVRSLDHLRLPSTELSAWLVHRDPETVVSATSQSGPSIALDNGGSLEDVNNSEASAMRGAGGATETTYSPSGEDSLGAVAPEDIQEQADRETSDDLSKEDIDLIDILWRQDIDLGAGREVFNYSSRQKDSKAGKPNEENEEAGGREENWRNGLYLQAVQSLTHVDGETGESIPEELTSLGAQTSLSLQECLRLLEATFPFGEESEFQNSSSTSQLTAPTEETPSTSQGLPIQAPISQSDTPLDLEQQWQDIMSIMELQDMEVNNTAVNVTTNNDSNNNNASTTESATSFGVLPSSLINQDVSLHQASLPSCSQDFPTLFNPELDSTEGQRPTLVRLSSSNSSNINSTFGTTNLTGLFYTPPLNSSTNLSTTPVLPDPFTSLLEESMLDEISLLDLAMEEGFSQAQASQLEDELDSDSGLSLDSSHSPASPSNSETSCSSAASSSSTSATFSEEGAVGYSTDSEAATVEAEEGAVGGCQPEYSKLCRMSYQDPSQFHGIPQLESVNHNHTYNLPLASPYSEHSQLSASSSKKGRDKQIQQTKLQPPQDFIDRQTSRDERRARAMDIPFSNEKIINLPVEEFNELLAKHNLNEEQLSLIRDIRRRGKNKMAAQNCRKRKLDTILNLEQGVQDMRRDKARLLKERMEFIKCIRQMKQKVQNLYQEVFAQLRDEEGRPYSASEYSLQYGPDGSVLLMPRSMTTEQGHKPEKKQKDKKK encoded by the exons ATGCTTTACTTGAAAAAGTACTTCACAGAGGGTCTTATTCAGTTCACTATCCTTCTGAGTCTAATTGGGGTACGGGTGGACTTGGACACTTACTTAAATAATCAGCTCCCCCCACTTCGTGAGATCATCCTGGGCCCCAGCTCGGCCTACACCCAGACGCAGTTCCACAATCTCCGCAACACCCTGGACGGCTATGGGATCCATCCTAAAAGTGTGGACTTGGACCATTTTTTCGCCACCCGTCGGTTGCTGAACCAGGTGCGCTCCCTGGATCATCTGCGCTTGCCCAGCACCGAGCTGAGCGCCTGGCTGGTGCATCGTGACCCTGAAACTGTGGTTTCGGCAACCAGCCAGTCCGGCCCCAGCATTGCCCTGGACAATGGGGGCAGCCTGGAGGACGTGAACAACTCCGAAGCCTCGGCCATGAGAGGGGCTGGAGGTGCTACTGAGACCACTTACAGCCCCAGTGGAGAGGACAGTCTGGGAGCTGTGGCCCCTGAGGACATTCAGGAGCAAGCGGACAGAGAGACCAGTGACGATCTCTCCAAAGAG GACATTGACCTCATAGACATCCTTTGGAGGCAGGATATTGACCTTGGTGCTGGACGAGAAGTATTTAACTATAGCAGTCGGCAGAAAGACAGTAAGGCTGGTAAACCTAATGAAGAGAACGAAGAGGCAGGTGGAAGAgaggaaaactggagaaacggacTTTATCTACAAGCAGTGCAGAGCCTAACGCATGTTGATGGAGAGACAGGAGAGAGCATACCTGAAGAG CTAACCAGTCTCGGTGCTCAGACCTCATTATCCCTGCAGGAATGTCTGAGGCTTCTGGAGGCTACCTTTCCATTTGGAGAAGAGTCAGAG TTCCAGAACTCTAGTTCCACCTCACAGCTGACAGCTCCAACCGAGGAAACTCCATCTACATCACAGGGGCTCCCCATACAAGCCCCTATATCCCAGTCTGATACACCACTAGACCTGGAACAGCAGTGGCAGGACATTATGTCTATAATGGAATTGCAG GACATGGAGGTGAACAACACTGCAGTAAACGTCACCACGAATAATGACTCCAATAACAACAATGCAAGCACCACAGAATCAGCCACAAGTTTTGGTGTCCTACCATCCAGTCTCATTAACCAGGATGTTAGCCTCCACCAGGCGTCACTTCCCAGCTGCAGCCAGGACTTCCCTACACTCTTCAACCCTGAGCTGGATTCCACTGAGGGCCAGCGACCTACCTTAGTCAGGCTCTCTTCCAGCAACTCCTCCAACATCAACTCAACATTTGGAACTACTAACTTGACTGGACTTTTCTATACACCACCTCTAAACAGTTCAACCAACCTATCCACCACTCCTGTGCTGCCCGACCCTTTTACCAGTCTGCTTGAAGAGTCCATGCTAGATGAAATTAGCCTGCTAGACCTCGCAATGGAAGAAGGCTTTAGCCAAGCCCAGGCTTCTCAGCTTGAGGACGAGCTCGATTCAGACTCCGGTCTTTCATTAGACTCCAGCCATAGCCCGGCCTCCCCCAGCAATTCGGAAACTTCATGTTCATCTGCCGCGTCGTCCTCGTCCACCTCCGCAACGTTCTCAGAGGAAGGAGCTGTGGGGTACAGCACAGATTCAGAGGCAGCCACAGTCGAAGCAGAGGAAGGAGCCGTCGGAGGCTGTCAGCCAGAGTACAGCAAATTGTGCCGCATGAGCTACCAAGATCCCTCTCAGTTTCACGGCATACCGCAATTGGAAAGTGTCAATCACAACCACACTTATAATCTGCCACTGGCATCTCCCTATTCCGAACACTCCCAGCTGTCTGCGTCCAGCAGCAAGAAAGGTAGAGACAAGCAAATACAGCAGACGAAGCTCCAGCCACCGCAGGACTTCATAGACAGGCAGACAAGCCGCGACGAACGTAGGGCAAGAGCCATGGACATCCCATTCTCCAATGAGAAAATCATAAACCTACCCGTTGAGGAGTTCAATGAGCTTCTAGCCAAACATAATCTCAACGAGGAACAGCTTTCCCTTATCCGTGACATCCGCCGTCGTGGCAAAAACAAAATGGCTGCACAGAACTGCCGCAAACGCAAGCTAGACACCATCCTCAACCTCGAGCAGGGTGTGCAGGATATGCGACGTGATAAAGCTCGGCTGCTGAAGGAGAGGATGGAGTTCATTAAGTGCATCAGACAGATGAAGCAGAAGGTTCAGAACCTTTACCAGGAAGTGTTTGCACAGCTGCGGGACGAGGAGGGCAGACCCTACTCTGCCAGCGAGTACTCGCTGCAGTACGGCCCTGACGGCAGCGTTCTTCTCATGCCTCGTAGCATGACAACAGAACAAGGACACAAGCCTGAGAAGAAGCAGAAGGACAAAAAGAAGTGA
- the nfe2l1b gene encoding endoplasmic reticulum membrane sensor NFE2L1b isoform X2, which yields MLYLKKYFTEGLIQFTILLSLIGVRVDLDTYLNNQLPPLREIILGPSSAYTQTQFHNLRNTLDGYGIHPKSVDLDHFFATRRLLNQVRSLDHLRLPSTELSAWLVHRDPETVVSATSQSGPSIALDNGGSLEDVNNSEASAMRGAGGATETTYSPSGEDSLGAVAPEDIQEQADRETSDDLSKELTSLGAQTSLSLQECLRLLEATFPFGEESEFQNSSSTSQLTAPTEETPSTSQGLPIQAPISQSDTPLDLEQQWQDIMSIMELQDMEVNNTAVNVTTNNDSNNNNASTTESATSFGVLPSSLINQDVSLHQASLPSCSQDFPTLFNPELDSTEGQRPTLVRLSSSNSSNINSTFGTTNLTGLFYTPPLNSSTNLSTTPVLPDPFTSLLEESMLDEISLLDLAMEEGFSQAQASQLEDELDSDSGLSLDSSHSPASPSNSETSCSSAASSSSTSATFSEEGAVGYSTDSEAATVEAEEGAVGGCQPEYSKLCRMSYQDPSQFHGIPQLESVNHNHTYNLPLASPYSEHSQLSASSSKKGRDKQIQQTKLQPPQDFIDRQTSRDERRARAMDIPFSNEKIINLPVEEFNELLAKHNLNEEQLSLIRDIRRRGKNKMAAQNCRKRKLDTILNLEQGVQDMRRDKARLLKERMEFIKCIRQMKQKVQNLYQEVFAQLRDEEGRPYSASEYSLQYGPDGSVLLMPRSMTTEQGHKPEKKQKDKKK from the exons ATGCTTTACTTGAAAAAGTACTTCACAGAGGGTCTTATTCAGTTCACTATCCTTCTGAGTCTAATTGGGGTACGGGTGGACTTGGACACTTACTTAAATAATCAGCTCCCCCCACTTCGTGAGATCATCCTGGGCCCCAGCTCGGCCTACACCCAGACGCAGTTCCACAATCTCCGCAACACCCTGGACGGCTATGGGATCCATCCTAAAAGTGTGGACTTGGACCATTTTTTCGCCACCCGTCGGTTGCTGAACCAGGTGCGCTCCCTGGATCATCTGCGCTTGCCCAGCACCGAGCTGAGCGCCTGGCTGGTGCATCGTGACCCTGAAACTGTGGTTTCGGCAACCAGCCAGTCCGGCCCCAGCATTGCCCTGGACAATGGGGGCAGCCTGGAGGACGTGAACAACTCCGAAGCCTCGGCCATGAGAGGGGCTGGAGGTGCTACTGAGACCACTTACAGCCCCAGTGGAGAGGACAGTCTGGGAGCTGTGGCCCCTGAGGACATTCAGGAGCAAGCGGACAGAGAGACCAGTGACGATCTCTCCAAAGAG CTAACCAGTCTCGGTGCTCAGACCTCATTATCCCTGCAGGAATGTCTGAGGCTTCTGGAGGCTACCTTTCCATTTGGAGAAGAGTCAGAG TTCCAGAACTCTAGTTCCACCTCACAGCTGACAGCTCCAACCGAGGAAACTCCATCTACATCACAGGGGCTCCCCATACAAGCCCCTATATCCCAGTCTGATACACCACTAGACCTGGAACAGCAGTGGCAGGACATTATGTCTATAATGGAATTGCAG GACATGGAGGTGAACAACACTGCAGTAAACGTCACCACGAATAATGACTCCAATAACAACAATGCAAGCACCACAGAATCAGCCACAAGTTTTGGTGTCCTACCATCCAGTCTCATTAACCAGGATGTTAGCCTCCACCAGGCGTCACTTCCCAGCTGCAGCCAGGACTTCCCTACACTCTTCAACCCTGAGCTGGATTCCACTGAGGGCCAGCGACCTACCTTAGTCAGGCTCTCTTCCAGCAACTCCTCCAACATCAACTCAACATTTGGAACTACTAACTTGACTGGACTTTTCTATACACCACCTCTAAACAGTTCAACCAACCTATCCACCACTCCTGTGCTGCCCGACCCTTTTACCAGTCTGCTTGAAGAGTCCATGCTAGATGAAATTAGCCTGCTAGACCTCGCAATGGAAGAAGGCTTTAGCCAAGCCCAGGCTTCTCAGCTTGAGGACGAGCTCGATTCAGACTCCGGTCTTTCATTAGACTCCAGCCATAGCCCGGCCTCCCCCAGCAATTCGGAAACTTCATGTTCATCTGCCGCGTCGTCCTCGTCCACCTCCGCAACGTTCTCAGAGGAAGGAGCTGTGGGGTACAGCACAGATTCAGAGGCAGCCACAGTCGAAGCAGAGGAAGGAGCCGTCGGAGGCTGTCAGCCAGAGTACAGCAAATTGTGCCGCATGAGCTACCAAGATCCCTCTCAGTTTCACGGCATACCGCAATTGGAAAGTGTCAATCACAACCACACTTATAATCTGCCACTGGCATCTCCCTATTCCGAACACTCCCAGCTGTCTGCGTCCAGCAGCAAGAAAGGTAGAGACAAGCAAATACAGCAGACGAAGCTCCAGCCACCGCAGGACTTCATAGACAGGCAGACAAGCCGCGACGAACGTAGGGCAAGAGCCATGGACATCCCATTCTCCAATGAGAAAATCATAAACCTACCCGTTGAGGAGTTCAATGAGCTTCTAGCCAAACATAATCTCAACGAGGAACAGCTTTCCCTTATCCGTGACATCCGCCGTCGTGGCAAAAACAAAATGGCTGCACAGAACTGCCGCAAACGCAAGCTAGACACCATCCTCAACCTCGAGCAGGGTGTGCAGGATATGCGACGTGATAAAGCTCGGCTGCTGAAGGAGAGGATGGAGTTCATTAAGTGCATCAGACAGATGAAGCAGAAGGTTCAGAACCTTTACCAGGAAGTGTTTGCACAGCTGCGGGACGAGGAGGGCAGACCCTACTCTGCCAGCGAGTACTCGCTGCAGTACGGCCCTGACGGCAGCGTTCTTCTCATGCCTCGTAGCATGACAACAGAACAAGGACACAAGCCTGAGAAGAAGCAGAAGGACAAAAAGAAGTGA